The genomic segment TATATTATGCTCGTCCTGAATTTTCTCTATCGTAGGAATTAAAAAATCTTTCTCTTCTGTTCCAATAACTCCTTGATCCCCAGCGTGAGGGTTGATGGATAAAAGAGCAATTTTTGGTCTGCGAACTCTAAAGTCTTTTCTTAATGATTGCTCAAAAAGTTTGGTTTTTTTAATCACTAACTCTTCCGTTACTACAGTTGCCACCTCTTTTAAAGGAATATGACCAGTTACTTGGGCAATTTTGAGATGATCATTTACCATAATCATTAGTGAATCATCTGCCTCAAAGCGGTCTTTTAGGTATTCTGTATGTCCAGGAAAAGCAAAATCATCACTTTGTATATTATCCTTGTTGATAGGAGCCGTTAGCATGGCATCAATCTGTCCATTTTTCAAGGCATTTACACAAGCTTCTAGCGCTTCTAATGCAATTGTACCAGCTTCTTTTGTACTCTTTCCCGTTTGTACCGAAACCTGTTCTGCCTCAATTGGGTAAATGTAAATGTTTCTATTGCTAATATTAGAAAAATCAGTAGTTTCCTTAAAATGAAAATTACTGATTTTTAAATTTTTACGATAAAAACCAATTACATGTAATGGGGCGAAAATTACGGGTGTTACTTCATCTAGAAGTCTATTATCTTTAAGTGTTTTTAGGATTACCTCGGGACCTACTCCGTTAATATCTCCGATGGTGATTCCTAATTTTACACGTCTTTTTTCTGTTTTCATAAATTTTGATTCAGCATTCCTAGTTTTATGAATAAAAGGAGCGTATTTTTATAAGAGAATGGTTTTCAATAAAACACTCTCATTTTTTAAACAAGAATTTGTAAAAAGTATTGTTGCTTTAATAGATGTAAATCAAGTGTTTTCGTTCTTTATGATACGCACTTTTCCTATTACATTCATAGAAAAATCACATAGATCAAACGATCTTCTTTATTCAAATTCTGGTTATTTAGAATATCGTTCGAAGTTAGGAAAAAAACTTGTAATACTCCCCAAAAATAAACCAGTTCCTAGTTGGTAGAAATGCGTAAACTAAATATTCAAATATCCGCTAAATCAATTTGTCACTTTATTATCCCTAATTCCTTAAGTAGATCATTTTTCATTTTACTTAATGGTCTTCTATCAAATTTGGCTTCTTGATAGTGAACTCCAAAAGCTAATCTATAAATATCATCTCTATCTAAAGATTTACCTAAAATTTCTTTTTCGAGAGTATCTAAATATTTTTCAGAATAAGCATCTTTAATTTTTATTAAATCGACTATTTCATCTTCATGAGTTTCATAAATCTCTTGTAACTTAAATGCCTCAATTGATTTTTTTGAAAATTCACTTTCCTTATTGGTTTTTATCTTGAACTTAAATTTGTCATAGTCTTTGTGGTCGAAACTAAAAGAGTATTTGAAATTTTCATCTGGGTTTATATAATAAGGATGAAAGTGAGTTGATAACTCAAAATTAATTTCTCCTTTTACACTACAGTTACAAACTGTACAACTAGGAATTAAATTGTAAAAAGATAATGCTAAAATAGGATATTGACCTTTTGGAAACCAGTGGTCAAATGTTGGTCTTGTTATTTTTTCTCCCTTTTTAGAAATAACTGTTTTAGTGTACATTCTATTACAATAAACACAAGTAGGGATATCTAAATTTTCAGCTAAATTGTATGCATTATAGAATCTATAAGTACTTGACGTATGATAATTAATAAAGCTATTATAATTCAGAAGTTTTTTTATAGCCGCTATTTCCTTTTTTTTAGTGAATCTTAATTTTATGTCATCTAATTCTTCTGGAGTGCCGATTAACACTTTCTCAAAATTTTCTTCATTGTTTAAAAATCTAAAAACCACGGCTGGAATCCCATGTTCTTTATTAATGTTATTAACCTTTTTAATAGTATTCATTTTTGATAAAGGTGGGGTATCATCAAAACTTGTCCCATTTAATTTTTTCATAATGATAAATCTTAAAAATTTGTAATGATTTTCTTTAGCTGAAACTATGGAAGGATTGTGTAAATCAATATGAATCATAATTATTTTTTTTTATTCTTTAAAAACTCAATTTCATCATCGATGACTTTGTTATAAAAATCATCTTTGGAAATTAACTCAGATATCATTTCGGCTAACTTCAATCGTATTATTTTATCATCTATTATCTCAATTGTTTTTTGATATTTTTCAAGTTCCGTTTTAAACTTTTCAGATTCCTTTTTGGAATCAGATATTTTCTCATTGTCATTTATCCAGTCAATCACCTCCTTAATCTTAGATTTTGCAAAATCTCCGATTAAACCATCATCAATAAAAAAACTATCAGACAGCAAATCATGAATATTTGCTCCAAAAGATTTCATATGAACTTTATCTTCCTCAGAAAGTATTTTAGTTAAACCACTATCTTTGTCTTTTCTTAGATAGATAATATTTTGTTTTGGTATGTCAGAAAGAGTTAATGGGTCATGTGTTGTAAAAATGATTTGCAATTTTTTTTCTTCGAAAATCTTCGGAAGTCCTCTATTTATTAAAGAAACAAATTTCTTTTTCCATTGGGGATGAAATCCTAAATCAGCCTCATCTAATAGAATTACATAATGATCAAAGTGACTATATTCACTTCCCATTCCTTCTGATTCAATTTTTAAATCAATTTTCCTTTTCAAATCTAAGAAACTAGCAAATAGTTCATACATAGCTCTTTATCCCGTACTTAATTTTCTTGATGGATGAAAACTCAGTAAAGGACTATTTGAATATTTCAGATTTGTTTTAAAACTCATTAGATAATCTTGATAAAGTTTGATAACATTTTGAGTTTCTGAGAATGATATTTTAATTTCTGTTGTAAGTTTCTGAATTTCAAAACTATCATTAATTAAGTTAATGATATAATCAATAAACGGTTCAATTTTATCAAATTCAAACAACGAACCACTGGCATTTTTTGTAGTGGCATTTTTTAGGAAATGTTTTATTTGTTCTAATGCATTTTGCCCCTTAACACCATCATTACTATACTCACCTTCGACAAGTATAGAGTTTCCATTATACTCTAGAATTTGATTTATTTTCTCTAAAAATGAAATTAGAAAATTGTACCTTAGACGTATTTTATATATAGATATACGGTAATCAAATTTTTCTTTAGAATTATTGTCTAAAGAAT from the Flavobacteriales bacterium genome contains:
- the pdxA gene encoding 4-hydroxythreonine-4-phosphate dehydrogenase PdxA, with the protein product MKTEKRRVKLGITIGDINGVGPEVILKTLKDNRLLDEVTPVIFAPLHVIGFYRKNLKISNFHFKETTDFSNISNRNIYIYPIEAEQVSVQTGKSTKEAGTIALEALEACVNALKNGQIDAMLTAPINKDNIQSDDFAFPGHTEYLKDRFEADDSLMIMVNDHLKIAQVTGHIPLKEVATVVTEELVIKKTKLFEQSLRKDFRVRRPKIALLSINPHAGDQGVIGTEEKDFLIPTIEKIQDEHNILAYGPFAADGFFGSSEYKNYDGVLAMYHDQGLIPFKTLSFNNGVNYTAGLSIVRTSPDHGTGYDIAGKRMAAEDSFRKALYTAVDIFHTRLTEEQLEVDKIDEKEIKKTLLNQRNNHQNKRNSDRRNSDKRNPKNKEQKPRQNSATQEKSKPVEKKQTKEQNNAEDPKPNEGI
- a CDS encoding ATP-binding protein, with the protein product MYELFASFLDLKRKIDLKIESEGMGSEYSHFDHYVILLDEADLGFHPQWKKKFVSLINRGLPKIFEEKKLQIIFTTHDPLTLSDIPKQNIIYLRKDKDSGLTKILSEEDKVHMKSFGANIHDLLSDSFFIDDGLIGDFAKSKIKEVIDWINDNEKISDSKKESEKFKTELEKYQKTIEIIDDKIIRLKLAEMISELISKDDFYNKVIDDEIEFLKNKKK